The proteins below are encoded in one region of Corvus hawaiiensis isolate bCorHaw1 chromosome 3, bCorHaw1.pri.cur, whole genome shotgun sequence:
- the DDX1 gene encoding ATP-dependent RNA helicase DDX1 produces MAAFSEMGVMPEIAQAVEEMDWLLPTDIQAESIPLILGGGDVLMAAETGSGKTGAFSIPVIQIVYETLKDQMEGKKGKATIKTGGGVLNKWQMNPYDRGSAFAIGSDGLCCQSREIKEWHGCRATRGVTKGKYYYEVSCHDQGLCRVGWSTMQASLDLGTDKFGFGFGGTGKKSHNKQFDSYGEEFTMHDTIGCYLDTEKGQIKFSKNGKDLGLAFEIPPHIRNQALFAACVLKNAELKFNFGEEDFKFPPKDGYIGLCKAPEGSVVKSQHAGSAQVVQAQNLPNAPKALIVEPSRELAEQTLNNVKQFKKYVDNPKLRELLIIGGVAARDQLSVLEQGVDIVVGTPGRLDDLVATGKINLSQVRFLVLDEADGLLLQGYSDFINRIHSQIPQITSDGKRLQVIVCSATLHSFDVKKLSEKIMHFPTWVDLKGEDSVPETVHHVVVPVNPKADKLWERLGKNHIRTDEVHAKDNTRPGANTPEMWSEAIKILKGEYTVRAIKEHKMDQAIIFCRTKIDCDNMEQYFIQQGGGPDRKGHQFSCVCLHGDRKPQERKQNLERFKRGDVRFLICTDVAARGIDIHGVPYVINVTLPDEKQNYVHRIGRVGRAERMGLAISLVAKEKEKVWYHVCSSRGKGCYNTRLKEEGGCTIWYNEMQLLGEIEEHLNCTIAQVEPDIKVPVDDFDGKVTYGQKRALGGGLYKGHVDVLAPTVQELAALEKEAQTSFLHLGYLPNQLFRTF; encoded by the exons AAATGGGTGTTATGCCTGAGATAGCTCAAGCAGTGGAGGAGATGGACTGGCT TCTCCCTACAGATATCCAAGCAGAATCCATCCCACTGATCCTGGGAGGTGGTGATGTGCTTATG GCTGCTGAAACTGGAAGTGGAAAAACTGGT GCTTTCAGCATTCCAGTTATCCAGATTGTTTATGAAACGCTGAAAGACCAAATGGaaggcaagaaaggaaaagccacaaTTAAAACTGGAGGGGGAG TGCTCAATAAATGGCAAATGAACCCCTATGACAGAGGATCAGCTTTTG CAATTGGATCGGATGGTTTGTGTTGTCAAAGCAGAGAGATAAAAGAATGGCATGGATGCAGAGCAACTAGAGGAGTGACTAAAG ggaaGTACTATTATGAAGTTTCCTGTCATGACCAAGGCTTGTGCAGAGTTGGTTGGTCAACTATGCAGGCTTCACTAGATCTGG GCACTGATAAATTTGGCTTTGGCTTTGGTGGCACTGGTAAGAAATCTCACAACAAGCAATTTGACAGCTATGGTGAG gaaTTCACTATGCATGATACAATTGGGTGCTATCTAGACACAGAAAAAGGgcaaataaaattttccaaaaatg GGAAGGACCTTGGCCTTGCATTTGAAATCCCACCACATATAAGGAACCAGGCACTTTTTGCAGCTTGTGTACTGAAG AATGCTGAATTGAAATTCAATTTTGGTGAAGAAGATTTCAAGTTTCCACCAAAAGATGGCTATATTGGTCTTTGCAAGGCTCCTGAGGGTAGTGTTGTAAAATCACAACATGCAG GAAGTGCGCAAGTGGTTCAAGCACAGAACCTTCCAAATGCTCCAAAAGCATTGATTGTAGAACCTTCAAGAGAGCTGGCAGAACAAACTTTGAACAATGTGAAGCAGTTCAAAAAATATGTTGATAATCCCAAATTAAG GGAACTGCTGATTATTGGTGGAGTTGCTGCAAGAGATCAACTCTCTGTACTGGAACAAGGC GTGGATATTGTTGTTGGAACTCCTGGAAGGCTGGATGACCTGGTTGCAACGGGGAAGATTAATTTATCTCAAGTTAGATTCCTGGTTCTGGATGAAGCT GATGGCCTTCTCCTCCAAGGTTATTCAGATTTCATCAACAGGATCCACAGTCAGATTCCTCAGATAACCTCAGATGGAAAGAGACTTCAG GTGATTGTGTGCTCTGCAACACTGCATTCTTTTGATGTGAAAAAGCTATCTGAAAAGATCATGCATTTTCCCACCTGGGTTGATTTGAAAGGAGAAGATTCTGTCCCTGAAACTGTACACCATGTAGTTGTGCCTGTAAATCCAAAAGCTGATAAGCTCTGGGAAAGGCTTGGCAAGAATCATATCAGA ACTGATGAAGTACATGCAAAAGACAATACACGACCTGGCGCTAACACTCCAG aaatgtgGTCTGAAGCTATTAAAATTCTAAAAGGAGAATACACTGTTCGGGCAATCAAAGAGCACAAGATGGACCAAGCCATTATTTTCTGCAGGACTAAAATAGACTGTGATAATATGGAGCAGTACTTCATCCAACAGGGTGGAG GTCCAGATAGGAAGGGACATCAATTCTCATGTGTCTGTCTGCATGGTGATAGAAAACCtcaagaaagaaagcaaaacctgGAAAGATTTAAG AGAGGAGATGTCCGTTTCTTGATCTGCACGGATGTTGCTGCTAGAGGAATTGATATTCATGGTGTTCCATATG TTATCAATGTGACACTCCCTGATGAAAAACAGAACTATGTTCACCGAATTGGGAGAGtaggcagagcagagag GATGGGTTTGGCAATCTCCCTTGtggcaaaagagaaagaaaag GTTTGGTATCATGTATGCAGTAGCCGTGGAAAAGGGTGTTACAACACAAgactgaaggaagaaggaggttGTACCATATGGTACAATGAGATGCAG ttgCTGGGGGAGATTGAAGAACACTTAAACTGCACTATTGCCCAAGTTGAACCAGACATAAAAGTACCGGTGGATGATTTTGATGGGAAAGTTACATATGGGCAGAAAAGAGCTCTGGGTG GTGGACTGTATAAAGGCCATGTGGATGTTCTGGCACCTACAGTACAAGAGCTGGCTGCCCttgaaaaggaggctcagacaTCTTTCTTGCATCTTGGCTATCTTCCTAACCAGCTGTTCAGAACATTCTGA